Proteins co-encoded in one Chionomys nivalis chromosome 6, mChiNiv1.1, whole genome shotgun sequence genomic window:
- the LOC130875779 gene encoding U6 snRNA-associated Sm-like protein LSm7 isoform X2, whose translation MAQDKEKKKKESILDLSKYIDKTIRVKFQGGREASGILKGFDPLLNLVLDGTIEYMRDPDDQYKLTEDTRQLGLVVCRGTSVVLICPQDGMEAIPNPFVQQQDA comes from the exons ATGGCG caggacaaagagaaaaagaagaaagaaagtatcttgGACTTGTCTAAGTACATTGACAAGACCATCCGAGTGAAGTTCCAGGGTGGCCGGGAAG CCAGCGGGATCCTGAAAGGGTTTGACCCACTGCTTAACCTGGTGCTGGACGGAACCATCGAGTACATGCGAG ACCCCGATGACCAGTACAAGCTGACGGAGGACACACGGCAGCTGGGGCTCGTGGTGTGCCGCGGCACCTCGGTGGTGCTTATCTGTCCCCAGGACGGCATGGAGGCCATCCCCAACCCGTTCGTGCAGCAGCAGGATGCTTAG
- the LOC130875779 gene encoding U6 snRNA-associated Sm-like protein LSm7 isoform X1 — protein sequence MQTQGCEIQVGEMGHGNEGAYGIMEAVGWWKGSPGCQVQAAEMWEDCASLLNPATLQQDKEKKKKESILDLSKYIDKTIRVKFQGGREASGILKGFDPLLNLVLDGTIEYMRDPDDQYKLTEDTRQLGLVVCRGTSVVLICPQDGMEAIPNPFVQQQDA from the exons ATGCAGACTCAGGGATGTGAAATTCAGGTAGGGGAAATGGGACATGGAAATGAGGGTGCATACGGGATTATGGAAGCTGTGGGGTGGTGGAAAGGAAGCCCTGGGTGCCAGGTCCAGGCAGCAGAGATGTGGGAAGACTGCGCCTCACTCTTGAACCCCGCCACTCTCCAGcaggacaaagagaaaaagaagaaagaaagtatcttgGACTTGTCTAAGTACATTGACAAGACCATCCGAGTGAAGTTCCAGGGTGGCCGGGAAG CCAGCGGGATCCTGAAAGGGTTTGACCCACTGCTTAACCTGGTGCTGGACGGAACCATCGAGTACATGCGAG ACCCCGATGACCAGTACAAGCTGACGGAGGACACACGGCAGCTGGGGCTCGTGGTGTGCCGCGGCACCTCGGTGGTGCTTATCTGTCCCCAGGACGGCATGGAGGCCATCCCCAACCCGTTCGTGCAGCAGCAGGATGCTTAG
- the LOC130875779 gene encoding U6 snRNA-associated Sm-like protein LSm7 isoform X3, with translation MADKEKKKKESILDLSKYIDKTIRVKFQGGREASGILKGFDPLLNLVLDGTIEYMRDPDDQYKLTEDTRQLGLVVCRGTSVVLICPQDGMEAIPNPFVQQQDA, from the exons ATGGCG gacaaagagaaaaagaagaaagaaagtatcttgGACTTGTCTAAGTACATTGACAAGACCATCCGAGTGAAGTTCCAGGGTGGCCGGGAAG CCAGCGGGATCCTGAAAGGGTTTGACCCACTGCTTAACCTGGTGCTGGACGGAACCATCGAGTACATGCGAG ACCCCGATGACCAGTACAAGCTGACGGAGGACACACGGCAGCTGGGGCTCGTGGTGTGCCGCGGCACCTCGGTGGTGCTTATCTGTCCCCAGGACGGCATGGAGGCCATCCCCAACCCGTTCGTGCAGCAGCAGGATGCTTAG
- the LOC130875780 gene encoding signal peptide peptidase-like 2B isoform X1 — protein sequence MAAARLAAALLLLAAQVACEFGLLRVVSQNGGIRGKDYCILYNPQWAHLPRDLSKVSLLKLRDLSSTQLCSYLDLPVEDLTNQIALVARGNCTFYEKVRLAQGSGAHALLIVSKEKLVPPGGNKTQYEEISIPVALLSHRDLRDIFRRFGRAVMVALYAPGEPAMDYNMVIIFIMAVGTVALGGYWAGSRDVKKRYMKHKRDDGPEKQEDEAVDVTPVMICVFVVMCCVMLVLLYYFYDHLVYVIIGIFCLASSTGLYSCLAPCVRKLPFCTCRVPDNNLPYFHKRPQARMLLLAVFCVAVTVVWGVFRNEDQWAWVLQDVLGIAFCLYMLKTIRLPTFKACTLLLLVLFVYDVFFVFITPFLTKSGNSIMVEVATGPSNSSTHEKLPMVLKVPRLNTSPLSLCDRPFSLLGFGDILVPGLLVAYCHRFDIQVQSSRIYFVACTIAYGLGLLVTFVALVLMQRGQPALLYLVPCTLMTSCTVALWRRELGAFWTGSGFAKDVPQTSWAPAPTSPAPPTDSDDPLSQQPAGEDLAKRPLPAEEAALPEEAGVADSAGDHHSPMASTSSPTNGDQVQPSSVVQPGTSA from the exons ATGGCGGCGGCGCGGCTGGCCGCGGCCCTGCTGCTGCTCGCGGCCCAG GTGGCCTGTGAGTTCGGCCTGTTGCGCGTGGTCTCCCAGAACGGTGGCATCCGGGGCAAGGACTATTGCATCCTCTACAACCCGCAGTGGGCCCACCTGCCGCGCGACCTCAGCAAAGTG TCTCTTTTGAAGCTTCGAGACTTAAGCTCAACCCAGCTGTGCTCCTACCTTGACCTTCCTGTGGAAGACCTCACCAACCAGATTGCACTGGTGGCCCGGGGCAACTGTACCTTCTACGAGAAAGTGCGGCTGGCTCAGGGCAGTGGGGCGCATGCGCTGCTGATTGTCAGCAAGGAGAAGCTG GTCCCTCCAGGAGGCAACAAGACACAATATGAGGAGATAAGCATCCCCGTGGCCCTGCTTAGTCACAGGGACCTGCGAGACATCTTCAGG CGCTTCGGCCGAGCGGTGATGGTGGCATTGTATGCGCCGGGCGAGCCAGCGATGGACTACAACATGGTTATCATCTTCATCATGGCCGTGGGCACTGTCGCCCTTGGTGGCTACTGGGCCGGCAGCCGCGACGTGAAGAA AAGGTACATGAAGCATAAGCGAGATGATGGGCCTGAAAAGCAGGAGGACGAGGCGGTGGATGTGACACCCGTCATGATCTGCGTGTTTGTCGTCATGTGCTGCGTCATGCTGGTGCTGCTCTACTACTTCTACGACCACCTGG TCTATGTGATCATCGGCATCTTTTGCTTGGCCTCCTCCACCGGTCTCTACAGCTGCTTGGCACCCTGTGTGCGCAAGCTGCCCTTCTGCACCTGCAG GGTCCCCGACAACAACCTGCCGTACTTCCACAAGCGCCCCCAGGCCCGCATGCTGCTGCTGGCAGTGTTCTGTGTCGCTGTCACCGTGGTGTGGGGTGTCTTCCGCAATGAGGACCA GTGGGCCTGGGTTCTGCAGGACGTCTTGGGCATTGCCTTCTGCCTGTACATGCTGAAGACCATCCGCCTGCCCACCTTCAAG GCCTGcacgctgctgctgctggtgctctTCGTCTACGATGTCTTTTTTGTCTTCATCACCCCCTTTCTGACCAAG AGTGGGAACAGCATCATGGTGGAGGTGGCCACTGGGCCCTCGAACTCATCCACTCATGAGAAG CTGCCCATGGTGCTGAAGGTGCCCAGGCTGAACACCTCACCACTGTCCCTGTGTGACCGACCCTTCTCCCTCCTGGGCTTTGGAGACATCTTGGTGCCAG GGCTGCTGGTGGCTTACTGCCACAGGTTCGACATCCAGGTACAGTCTTCCAGGATCTACTTCGTGGCCTGTACCATTG CCTACGGCCTGGGTCTCCTGGTGACGTTCGTGGCGCTTGTCCTCATGCAGCGTGGCCAGCCCGCACTGCTCTACCTGGTCCCCTGCACATTGATGACCAGCTGCACCGTGGCACTGTGGCGCCGGGAACTGGGTGCCTTCTGGACGGGCAGCGGCTTTGCG AAGGATGTACCTCAGACCTCATGGGCTCCAGCACCCACAAGTCCTGCACCTCCCACGGACTCAGATGACCCCCTTTCCCAGCAGCCTGCAGGTGAAGACTTAGCCAAGAGACCCCTGCCCGCTGAGGAGGCAGCCCTGCCTGAGGAGGCAGGAGTTGCAGACTCTGCCGGGGATCACCATAGCCCCATGGCTAGCACTTCCAGCCCCACAAATGGGGACCAGGTCCAGCCCAGCTCTGTGGTGCAGCCAGGGACTTCGGCCTAG
- the LOC130875780 gene encoding signal peptide peptidase-like 2B isoform X2 — translation MAAARLAAALLLLAAQVACEFGLLRVVSQNGGIRGKDYCILYNPQWAHLPRDLSKVSLLKLRDLSSTQLCSYLDLPVEDLTNQIALVARGNCTFYEKVRLAQGSGAHALLIVSKEKLVPPGGNKTQYEEISIPVALLSHRDLRDIFRRFGRAVMVALYAPGEPAMDYNMVIIFIMAVGTVALGGYWAGSRDVKKYMKHKRDDGPEKQEDEAVDVTPVMICVFVVMCCVMLVLLYYFYDHLVYVIIGIFCLASSTGLYSCLAPCVRKLPFCTCRVPDNNLPYFHKRPQARMLLLAVFCVAVTVVWGVFRNEDQWAWVLQDVLGIAFCLYMLKTIRLPTFKACTLLLLVLFVYDVFFVFITPFLTKSGNSIMVEVATGPSNSSTHEKLPMVLKVPRLNTSPLSLCDRPFSLLGFGDILVPGLLVAYCHRFDIQVQSSRIYFVACTIAYGLGLLVTFVALVLMQRGQPALLYLVPCTLMTSCTVALWRRELGAFWTGSGFAKDVPQTSWAPAPTSPAPPTDSDDPLSQQPAGEDLAKRPLPAEEAALPEEAGVADSAGDHHSPMASTSSPTNGDQVQPSSVVQPGTSA, via the exons ATGGCGGCGGCGCGGCTGGCCGCGGCCCTGCTGCTGCTCGCGGCCCAG GTGGCCTGTGAGTTCGGCCTGTTGCGCGTGGTCTCCCAGAACGGTGGCATCCGGGGCAAGGACTATTGCATCCTCTACAACCCGCAGTGGGCCCACCTGCCGCGCGACCTCAGCAAAGTG TCTCTTTTGAAGCTTCGAGACTTAAGCTCAACCCAGCTGTGCTCCTACCTTGACCTTCCTGTGGAAGACCTCACCAACCAGATTGCACTGGTGGCCCGGGGCAACTGTACCTTCTACGAGAAAGTGCGGCTGGCTCAGGGCAGTGGGGCGCATGCGCTGCTGATTGTCAGCAAGGAGAAGCTG GTCCCTCCAGGAGGCAACAAGACACAATATGAGGAGATAAGCATCCCCGTGGCCCTGCTTAGTCACAGGGACCTGCGAGACATCTTCAGG CGCTTCGGCCGAGCGGTGATGGTGGCATTGTATGCGCCGGGCGAGCCAGCGATGGACTACAACATGGTTATCATCTTCATCATGGCCGTGGGCACTGTCGCCCTTGGTGGCTACTGGGCCGGCAGCCGCGACGTGAAGAA GTACATGAAGCATAAGCGAGATGATGGGCCTGAAAAGCAGGAGGACGAGGCGGTGGATGTGACACCCGTCATGATCTGCGTGTTTGTCGTCATGTGCTGCGTCATGCTGGTGCTGCTCTACTACTTCTACGACCACCTGG TCTATGTGATCATCGGCATCTTTTGCTTGGCCTCCTCCACCGGTCTCTACAGCTGCTTGGCACCCTGTGTGCGCAAGCTGCCCTTCTGCACCTGCAG GGTCCCCGACAACAACCTGCCGTACTTCCACAAGCGCCCCCAGGCCCGCATGCTGCTGCTGGCAGTGTTCTGTGTCGCTGTCACCGTGGTGTGGGGTGTCTTCCGCAATGAGGACCA GTGGGCCTGGGTTCTGCAGGACGTCTTGGGCATTGCCTTCTGCCTGTACATGCTGAAGACCATCCGCCTGCCCACCTTCAAG GCCTGcacgctgctgctgctggtgctctTCGTCTACGATGTCTTTTTTGTCTTCATCACCCCCTTTCTGACCAAG AGTGGGAACAGCATCATGGTGGAGGTGGCCACTGGGCCCTCGAACTCATCCACTCATGAGAAG CTGCCCATGGTGCTGAAGGTGCCCAGGCTGAACACCTCACCACTGTCCCTGTGTGACCGACCCTTCTCCCTCCTGGGCTTTGGAGACATCTTGGTGCCAG GGCTGCTGGTGGCTTACTGCCACAGGTTCGACATCCAGGTACAGTCTTCCAGGATCTACTTCGTGGCCTGTACCATTG CCTACGGCCTGGGTCTCCTGGTGACGTTCGTGGCGCTTGTCCTCATGCAGCGTGGCCAGCCCGCACTGCTCTACCTGGTCCCCTGCACATTGATGACCAGCTGCACCGTGGCACTGTGGCGCCGGGAACTGGGTGCCTTCTGGACGGGCAGCGGCTTTGCG AAGGATGTACCTCAGACCTCATGGGCTCCAGCACCCACAAGTCCTGCACCTCCCACGGACTCAGATGACCCCCTTTCCCAGCAGCCTGCAGGTGAAGACTTAGCCAAGAGACCCCTGCCCGCTGAGGAGGCAGCCCTGCCTGAGGAGGCAGGAGTTGCAGACTCTGCCGGGGATCACCATAGCCCCATGGCTAGCACTTCCAGCCCCACAAATGGGGACCAGGTCCAGCCCAGCTCTGTGGTGCAGCCAGGGACTTCGGCCTAG
- the LOC130875780 gene encoding signal peptide peptidase-like 2B isoform X3, with translation MAAARLAAALLLLAAQVACEFGLLRVVSQNGGIRGKDYCILYNPQWAHLPRDLSKVSLLKLRDLSSTQLCSYLDLPVEDLTNQIALVARGNCTFYEKVRLAQGSGAHALLIVSKEKLVPPGGNKTQYEEISIPVALLSHRDLRDIFRRFGRAVMVALYAPGEPAMDYNMVIIFIMAVGTVALGGYWAGSRDVKKRYMKHKRDDGPEKQEDEAVDVTPVMICVFVVMCCVMLVLLYYFYDHLVYVIIGIFCLASSTGLYSCLAPCVRKLPFCTCRVPDNNLPYFHKRPQARMLLLAVFCVAVTVVWGVFRNEDQWAWVLQDVLGIAFCLYMLKTIRLPTFKACTLLLLVLFVYDVFFVFITPFLTKSGNSIMVEVATGPSNSSTHEKLPMVLKVPRLNTSPLSLCDRPFSLLGFGDILVPGLLVAYCHRFDIQVQSSRIYFVACTIAYGLGLLVTFVALVLMQRGQPALLYLVPCTLMTSCTVALWRRELGAFWTGSGFAVNTGLL, from the exons ATGGCGGCGGCGCGGCTGGCCGCGGCCCTGCTGCTGCTCGCGGCCCAG GTGGCCTGTGAGTTCGGCCTGTTGCGCGTGGTCTCCCAGAACGGTGGCATCCGGGGCAAGGACTATTGCATCCTCTACAACCCGCAGTGGGCCCACCTGCCGCGCGACCTCAGCAAAGTG TCTCTTTTGAAGCTTCGAGACTTAAGCTCAACCCAGCTGTGCTCCTACCTTGACCTTCCTGTGGAAGACCTCACCAACCAGATTGCACTGGTGGCCCGGGGCAACTGTACCTTCTACGAGAAAGTGCGGCTGGCTCAGGGCAGTGGGGCGCATGCGCTGCTGATTGTCAGCAAGGAGAAGCTG GTCCCTCCAGGAGGCAACAAGACACAATATGAGGAGATAAGCATCCCCGTGGCCCTGCTTAGTCACAGGGACCTGCGAGACATCTTCAGG CGCTTCGGCCGAGCGGTGATGGTGGCATTGTATGCGCCGGGCGAGCCAGCGATGGACTACAACATGGTTATCATCTTCATCATGGCCGTGGGCACTGTCGCCCTTGGTGGCTACTGGGCCGGCAGCCGCGACGTGAAGAA AAGGTACATGAAGCATAAGCGAGATGATGGGCCTGAAAAGCAGGAGGACGAGGCGGTGGATGTGACACCCGTCATGATCTGCGTGTTTGTCGTCATGTGCTGCGTCATGCTGGTGCTGCTCTACTACTTCTACGACCACCTGG TCTATGTGATCATCGGCATCTTTTGCTTGGCCTCCTCCACCGGTCTCTACAGCTGCTTGGCACCCTGTGTGCGCAAGCTGCCCTTCTGCACCTGCAG GGTCCCCGACAACAACCTGCCGTACTTCCACAAGCGCCCCCAGGCCCGCATGCTGCTGCTGGCAGTGTTCTGTGTCGCTGTCACCGTGGTGTGGGGTGTCTTCCGCAATGAGGACCA GTGGGCCTGGGTTCTGCAGGACGTCTTGGGCATTGCCTTCTGCCTGTACATGCTGAAGACCATCCGCCTGCCCACCTTCAAG GCCTGcacgctgctgctgctggtgctctTCGTCTACGATGTCTTTTTTGTCTTCATCACCCCCTTTCTGACCAAG AGTGGGAACAGCATCATGGTGGAGGTGGCCACTGGGCCCTCGAACTCATCCACTCATGAGAAG CTGCCCATGGTGCTGAAGGTGCCCAGGCTGAACACCTCACCACTGTCCCTGTGTGACCGACCCTTCTCCCTCCTGGGCTTTGGAGACATCTTGGTGCCAG GGCTGCTGGTGGCTTACTGCCACAGGTTCGACATCCAGGTACAGTCTTCCAGGATCTACTTCGTGGCCTGTACCATTG CCTACGGCCTGGGTCTCCTGGTGACGTTCGTGGCGCTTGTCCTCATGCAGCGTGGCCAGCCCGCACTGCTCTACCTGGTCCCCTGCACATTGATGACCAGCTGCACCGTGGCACTGTGGCGCCGGGAACTGGGTGCCTTCTGGACGGGCAGCGGCTTTGCGGTGAATACCGGTTTGCTATGA